A single region of the Dehalococcoidales bacterium genome encodes:
- a CDS encoding MogA/MoaB family molybdenum cofactor biosynthesis protein — MAYDEHKQASPSCITAGVLVISDSRTTVSDESGKLICRLLEENGHKVAGFKLLKNDASDIQEAFSSLLSIPEVKIIIASGGTGLSKRDITVETMMPLLDKKLDGFGELFRTLSYQEIGTGCIMSRALAGTIDSKVIICLPGSLKAVKLAMEQIILPEIGHLVREASR; from the coding sequence ATGGCCTACGATGAACATAAACAAGCATCACCTTCCTGCATCACTGCCGGTGTTTTAGTGATTTCCGATTCTCGTACTACTGTTAGTGATGAATCTGGAAAGCTCATTTGCCGTTTACTTGAGGAAAACGGGCACAAAGTTGCCGGTTTCAAACTGTTAAAAAACGATGCCTCTGATATACAAGAGGCTTTTTCTTCACTACTATCCATCCCGGAGGTTAAAATCATTATTGCCAGCGGCGGTACCGGACTAAGTAAGCGGGATATCACTGTTGAAACTATGATGCCTCTGCTTGATAAAAAGCTGGATGGCTTTGGCGAGCTTTTCCGTACCTTGAGTTATCAGGAAATTGGTACTGGCTGCATAATGAGCCGTGCTCTTGCCGGCACCATAGATAGTAAGGTAATTATTTGCCTCCCGGGTTCTCTAAAAGCAGTTAAACTTGCCATGGAGCAAATAATATTACCAGAAATCGGTCATCTCGTCAGGGAAGCATCACGTTGA
- a CDS encoding molybdopterin molybdotransferase MoeA produces the protein MKWADNLISTDKALTLILEQLNPVERTEMVQILEASNRVLAEDIIATHNVPPFNRAAMDGYALNSADTKSASQQNTVKLIISGEIYAGDISSHHVQPRSCMYIATGAVIPAGTDAVIRIENTSISDGCISINSPVRSFENVAPAGEDIRSGKVVLNSGTLLSPARAGVLSSQGIEQVKVYSKPVVPVITTGDELAQPPEALRPGQIYDVNNTTLRSLICLSGGFPVKLTGLGDSLKSLEQGFEQALNGDMIVVSGGSSVGQKDYMSELLASMGQIIFHGLNAKPGKPTLFAVVKGKPVLALPGYPTSCLINAYILLKPAIRKLARLPGNDNRTIEAFLAGRISASKRRQFVTVELDGTRARPTGKESGAITATAYASGYITVPENTEVSEGAPVKVTLF, from the coding sequence TTGAAGTGGGCCGATAACCTGATATCTACCGACAAGGCGCTCACTCTTATCCTTGAGCAACTAAATCCAGTTGAGCGCACCGAGATGGTGCAAATTCTCGAAGCTTCCAACCGGGTTCTGGCTGAAGATATAATAGCAACTCACAATGTTCCCCCTTTTAACCGTGCCGCCATGGATGGTTACGCACTTAATTCTGCCGATACAAAGTCAGCTTCGCAGCAAAACACGGTTAAATTAATTATCAGTGGGGAAATTTATGCCGGAGATATATCCAGCCATCACGTTCAACCCAGAAGTTGCATGTACATAGCAACCGGAGCAGTTATTCCGGCAGGCACAGACGCAGTAATTAGAATTGAGAACACTTCTATCAGCGATGGTTGTATCTCTATTAACTCGCCGGTCAGGTCGTTTGAAAATGTGGCTCCAGCCGGTGAAGACATTCGTTCGGGTAAAGTTGTATTAAATTCCGGCACTCTTCTTTCCCCTGCTCGCGCAGGAGTACTTTCTTCGCAGGGCATCGAACAGGTAAAAGTGTATTCAAAACCTGTGGTTCCGGTAATTACCACCGGGGATGAATTGGCGCAACCACCGGAAGCATTAAGACCAGGGCAAATATATGATGTCAATAATACCACTCTTCGCTCGCTAATATGCTTGAGTGGTGGTTTTCCTGTAAAACTGACGGGCTTGGGCGATTCCTTAAAGTCTCTTGAACAAGGTTTTGAACAAGCTCTGAATGGGGATATGATTGTGGTTTCCGGGGGTTCATCGGTTGGCCAAAAGGATTATATGAGCGAATTACTTGCGTCTATGGGGCAAATTATTTTTCACGGGCTTAACGCCAAACCAGGCAAACCAACATTATTTGCAGTTGTAAAAGGTAAGCCAGTACTAGCTCTTCCAGGCTACCCTACCTCCTGCCTGATTAATGCATATATACTACTTAAACCTGCAATCAGAAAACTGGCAAGGCTGCCTGGGAACGATAACAGGACCATAGAGGCATTTCTCGCTGGCCGGATTAGTGCCAGCAAGAGGCGCCAGTTTGTTACGGTTGAATTGGATGGGACCCGGGCAAGACCAACAGGAAAAGAATCGGGAGCCATCACAGCAACCGCTTATGCCTCCGGTTATATTACGGTCCCGGAAAATACAGAGGTTTCAGAAGGTGCGCCTGTTAAGGTAACTCTTTTCTAA